The DNA sequence CCTGGCGGAATAGCAACCGATGCATTGGCCGGCTATATTGGAAATCACTTAAGGTTCGAGATATGAGGCATCTGCAACATGAACACGATATATTTACTGCTTTACTTGATCATCTTGATTATGCTACTAATGATGGTAATATCCGTTCTGTAATCAGCATCTTTCCTCCCAAACACCCTTCACAAGAAGCAGGTATTCGTATACTCAACCACCAATTAATCCGATATGCAGGATATTATAGAATGGATACCCATACATATATCGGTGATCCGGCTCAACATGCTTTCACAAAAAAATGCCTACAGTTAGGCTGGCAAAGTTCACAAACCCCTTTTGATGTTTTACCTATAATCATACAACTACCCTATCAGCAACCATGTATGTTTACTATCCCACAGGAAAAAATAAAGGAGGTTCAAATCTCCCATCCTGATTACAAATGGTTTACAGATATGCATCTTCGCTGGTATGCCGTACCTGTTGTATCAAATATGAAGTTGGAAATGGGAGGAATCGAATATACAGCAGCTCCTTTTAATGGTTGGTATATGGGAACCGAAATAGGAGCTCGCAATCTGGGTGACACACAACGATATAACCTTTTACCTACAATAGCTCAGAAAATGGGGCTGGATACTTCTTCCAATCATACTTTATGGAAAGATCGTGCACTAATCGAACTTAATATTGCTATATTACACTCTTATCAAAAAGCTGGAGTCAAAATAGTAGACCATCATACAGCATCAGATCAATTTATGACACATAATGATCTGGAACAAAAAAATCAGCGTGAAGTATTTGCAGATTGGGATTGGATTGTTCCTCCTATTTCAGGATCTACAACTGAAGTTTTTCATGCTACATGGAAAACTTCAGTTCGTAAACCGAATTTTTTCTATCAGGAAGACTCTCAGTCTCCCGAAATCAAAACTTGTCAATGGAAATCAGTTTAACAATCTTCTCTGTCTAACCATTACTATCCACTAAATATACTATTAGTGATCCTTATTTTTTCCGGGATAAAAACAGGTTTACTTCACCAAAATTTCCCTCTGCATGCCTACTAATTTATCGATAATCTATTTAATATTACTTATGGCAGTAAATCGCTGATTTACACTAGCATAAAATAAAAATATAGAGTTTATTTGTTATATCAACCCGAGTGAGCACCCACAAAAATGCACTTGTATAGCAGGTATTCTACTCACCTAAAGCTTATAAAATCCAGCCACACTTCCATTTAAGTAGTGAAGGTATTAAATAGTATCTTATTGAACAGAATAGTAAGTTTATCTCTTCTTTCCCAGAACAATAGAATATATCCAGTAGTAGATCTTACACTTCATCACAATAAGTGTAGTATACAGGAAAGAAGAGAACAAGGATTTACAGAAAGTTTTTCCAAACAGCATTATTACATACATATCTTTTTTGTTATACCACTAATGAGGTTCCAAATCGATAACTATCATTAGCAATCAGCTGAAAATAAATATAGAGCAAGAAATACAGCATTGTTGAAAATGAAATGACCTCTAAAAGATACACCTTATATCAAACTTATACCTTGCCATATAAGACAGAAGTAGGGATTATAGTCAATCTTATACGATTCACCTGCTTTATCCTGTTCGCTCTGTTCTTATCCAACATATCCGGTTATGCACAAAACAAGCATCTCACAGATAGTTTGCAAACCGTGTTGAAAACTATGCCAGAAGATACCAACAAAGTAGAGGTGCTTCGGCTATTATTTAATGAATACCGTTATTCCGACCATGAACAGGCTAGAATAATTGCTCAGGAAGAATTACGTTTATCATTGCAACTAAAATATACTTTAGGAGAAGCCTCAGCCTACCGACATCTCGGAATTTCCTATGCACATAAAGGTAAAAGTGTTCAAGCTATTGAATATTACCTAAAAGCTATTCCTTTATATGAACGAATACATGAGTCATTTTTTGTAGGTGCTTGCTATAACAACATAGGAAGTGTATACATGGATCTGAAAGAATGGGATAAGGCTCAAAGTAACTTATTCAAAGCCATCAATATATGGAAACCTTTATCAGATGGCCCTGAAGGAACATGTATAGCCTTATCTAACCTTGGAGATATCTACCTTGAGCAAAAACAGTATGCGCATGCTTTGCAAATGTATGAACAGTCACTGGAAATAGCTCAGCAACTAAAACTCTCTTGGTTGATAGCAGGCACTCAAACCAGTATTGGCAATGTATATATTCGTCAAAAAGAATATAAAAAAGCAACCAGTTATCTTACTAAAGCATCAGTAATAGCAGAGCAAAATCATAGTAATTCAATACTTACTCAGATATACTATTATCAAAGCGAAATTTCTCTTGCGAACAATCAACTCCAAAATGCGTTAGCTCAAGCTTTTGAGGCCTTATCATTCACAAAAAAGACAAAGTCCAGCCGATGGCAGGTAAAATGTTACAAACAGCTGGCTCACATATTTACATTACAGGAGAATTACAAACAAGGAGTACATTTTCAGGATCTGTATATTTCTTTGAATGATAGCCTAAATAATGTCCAACAAGCACTCCAGATTGAAAAATTACAATACAATTATCAACTGGAAAAGAAAGACCTTATTAATCAGTCTTTGTTAAAGGACAAAAAGCTTAAAGAAGAAGAGTTTGATCGTAATACGACAAGGCGTAGGTTTATTCTGGGATTACTCCTACTGTTTATTGCAACTACAGTCTTCTATCGCATTACCTACAAACGTCAGAAAAAGATGAATCAGACGATGGCTCTGCAACAACAGGAGATAGAAGCGCAAAATGAAGAAATCAGATCCCAAAATGATCAGATTTCTATTCAAAGAGAAGACCTTACAAAAGCAAATGCAGCCCTCAATAAACTATTCAATATTATTGCACATGATTTACGTGCCCCATTCCGGTCTATTGAAGGTACCATCACTTTATTTGAAGAAGAATTGCTAGACCCTCAGGAAATGCAGACTGTTGTTCAGAAACTGGGTGCACAAGTAAGCAAATCTTCAGAATTATTGGATAAATTATTGATCTGGTCCAAAAGTCAGCTTGAAGGCTTTCAGGTAAACCCTAAAACATTTGATATAGCGGAAGTTATACATAGAAGTACTGAAATATTGGAAATCCAAGCTAGCCAGAAAAAAATCAGCATTACGACCGAGATAGAATCTTCCTTAAAAGGCTATGCAGATCCTGATATGATTGAAACTATTCTACGTAATCTAGTTAGTAATGCTATCAAGTTCTGCGAAAAAAATGATACAATCCGAATTTGTGCAATCTTGAAAGAAAGTCATATTTCTATATCTGTCCACGATACAGGACAAGGCATGGATGAAGATGTCAGAAAGAAAATATTAAATCCTACAAGTTTTTATTCTACGTTGGGCACATCGGGAGAGAAAGGTACAGGACTTGGAATACATCTTTGTCTGGAATTCCTGGCATTAAATAATGGCCATTTGCATATTGAAAGTATACCAGGAGAAGGCAGTGTATTTACCTTTACCCTACCACGAGATAAAAATAAAGTATACGAAGCCAGCTTTTGCTAATTTACTATGAGTTTTGATCAATCAAAGCTCACAGTAATGTGTGTTTATAATAAAGCCAATAAAACCAACTAAAAAATACTAGCAGGCAAAGTATACAAATGAATTGATTTAAGCAGCTTTTTTATTTTTATCTTCCCTACTTCTAGCAATTGATTGTGCTATAATACTTGCTACCAACAATTGTAAAGCATGGTAAAGCATCAATGGCAACAGCATAATGCCAGCCATTGCTACATCCGGAAATAATACTTTAGACATAACGGTACCATGTACCAGTGATTTCTTTGAGCCGCAAAATAAAGCAGTAATCCGGTCTTCTGGCGAAAATTTCAATAACTTGCTAATTAGATGTACTACAGAAAATACCAGGAAGAATAAAGCCAGCATGCCTACTCCCAACAGAAAAATATCTATCAACGTATAACTATGGAAGATTCCTTCAGAAAAAGATTCGCAAAATGAAGTATAGACAATCATCAGAATAATGGTCTGATCCATCATACGAAGCTTTTGCTTATTCTTCTCAGCAAACTCTCCCCATCGGGAATGTAACAATACGCCTAATACAACAGGTAATAATACTTGTAAAGCCAACTTAGCAATCACATCACCTAAATGATACTCTCCAGAATTGGCGTTCAGGAAGGAACTCATCCACAAAGGGGTAATAAATACACCCAGTAAACTTGAAATGCTGGCATTGAAAATAGCTGCCGGCATATTACCTCCAGCAATTGATACCATAACAACAGAAGAAGAAACAGTAGAAGGAAGAGTAGCCAGATAGAATATAGCCAGCCACAGCACCGCTCCATGCTGAGCCTTAAAAAGGCTTTGCAAACATAGAATCAGGCAGGGAAAAAGTATAAACGTAGTAAAGTGTATAAGTGTGTGTAACCGCCAGTTGCTTAATCCTGCTTTTAATTTTTCTGGGCTTAGACGCAAACCATAAAAGAAAAAAATCAACGACACACCATAATTTGCTATCTCATCCAGATGAAATGGGCTATCTTTGGTACCTGGATAAGGAAACAGATAGGCCAAGCCAATCATTGACAGCAGTGCTAGCAAAAAACCGTCCAATCCAGCTTTTTGCAGAATAGCGGTTATTTTCTGAAAGCCTGTAGGGGAATTACTCATAGAGAACAAATTTCTAATCAAAGAATTAATAGGGTAACCCTTCCAATTATATTATTTGTTCCCTATGTATAAAACAACCACTTAATTAAAAACAAAATACTCTACCTATCAATTAGTTAACTTTGATCATATATATTCCATCTGTAAGACTAACCGGAGTATTATTAAACCGTAAAGCAGAAGCATATACCCAACTACCACAATTATTGCTACTCTGATAAGTATCAACCGAAAGAGTACCTATAACTTTTCCGGAAATTTCCAGATCAAATGAAGAAATACTTTCTCCTCTGGCAGTAGTTATAATCAAATAACTACTGCCATAAAATAGTTGTGAATCGGTAGGTTTCACAGCAGTTACATCAGAAAGATAGACCTTGGAGCCAACCTTATTTGTATATGAGATCTTGAGAGATCCACGATTATCTGCCGTAATAATAGATTGATTTGTACTATCTAACAGAGCAAACACCAAGGTCGGCGGTGAGGTAACACATGGTGCTTCATCTGACTTGGAACAATTTAATAAAGTTCCACTTAAGAGTAGTAATAAGGCAATTGGGTAAAAAATGTTTTTGCTTAGCATGTTGCGGATTTAACTATCTTTGAGAAAATAAAATTACTACCTCAAAGATACCATACTACATGCATAAATACATATATGTAGATATAACTATAACGTTTTTTATAAGTAATCACTCTCTTGACAGAGAGCTTTCCCACAAAAAACCACTCTGTCTTTGCTACGAATAAGCAAAAACAGAGTGGCGAAAAGAGTTCTTTACTTAACTACAAAGCAGGTTTTGGCACCGGAACCATTGCCAGCTTCCTGGCAACATATATATGAATCATATACATCATAGCTACTGTAACCAGAATAGAACCAATCACTACATAACTTAAAAGATCATAATGTTCTAAAGGAGCATTCTCCGATGGTTGAAAAACGATTAAACCTGCCACAGCAGAGGCTATTCCTCCTGAAATCTGCTGTATAGAAGAGTTGATACCCATAAAAGCACCTCTATCCTGAGGTAAGGGCACTGCACTCACCAAAGCAGAGGAAGAAATCATACGGGAAGAGATTCCAACAAAGAGAATCACATTGATTGGAATAACTGTCCACAAAGGAGTAATTCCTAAATGACAATAAATAAATATCATCACACTACTTATGGCAGAACCAATACAAAACATTTTATACTTACCAATTTTGTCGCTGATTTTTCCAACAACGGGTCCGGCTATCATGGCACAGATACCTGTAACCATATAAATCATAGGCAGATCATCCAGCGATAACCCAAGATTATGCACACTGAATGCGCTTCCAAATGGCATAAGCATAAATCCACCTGTTGCCAGAAGAGCTGTAGCAGCAAATGCTTTCAGATATTCAGGTTGTGAGACTGTATGGGCCAGATGTAGGAATGGGTTCTTGTCTGACCGATTTTTTAAATGGACGTCTATTGGCTGCATATATAAAAACACAGCGATCCATATCAATATACTTATTCCTACAATCATTAAAAAGGGCGAATGCCATCCCAGGTGATTGGCCAGATACAAACCCACAGGGATACCCATAACCTGACTGGACGCAAATGCCATTTGTACAAATCCCATTACCTGTCCTCTCACTTCCAATGGAAATAAGTCTGTAATAATAGCAAACCCGATAGATCCTATTACTCCACCGAAAATGCCTGTAACAACACGAGCAGCCAAGAGAGCCGGATAATCAGGTGCCATTCCACAAAATAGCGTTCCGATAATAAAACCAGCATAAAAGAACAGGAGTAATTTTTTACGATCAAACTTATCTGCAAATCCTGCAGCCAGTAATCCGGAAGCACCTGCACTAAAAGCATAGGCAGAGACAACCCAGCCAAATTGCTCGGTCGAAATAGTAAGCTCTTTCATTAGCTGTGCACCCAAAGGTGACAGCACCATAAAATCCAGAATAATTGAAAACTGAAGAATAGCTAGTATGGCGATAATAAATATCTGATAGCTGGTAAATTTTTTTTCCTTAGATGTAGCTTTATTTTCCATGAACAGGTGTATTTAAGTTTTTAGTCTGGCAATTCTTCACAGAAGAAGCCAGCTTCTCTTAGTAAGAAGATAATATCCTGCGGATACAAAACAGATGAATTGGATTTCACACGTAATACCCTGTCTGTATCATCCTGAGCTATATTCCAATGAAGGATTCGGGTATCAGCATTCAGGACAGGCGTTATTGTCAGCAGATCTTTTTTGTTCCGGATATTGGTCCGAAAAATTAAAATGTCATTTTGCGTTGTAGTGATAGTCATAACTGATAAAATTTACAATGAGGCATTGGTATACATAAAAAATGTAAATCACATCTGATCAACAATCAGTCTATATTGATAGGTAACAGGTAGTACTTGTCTGTTGGGAAGACGTATCAGATAGATGCTTTACTTTATAAACTACTGACTTATTTTACTGAGGCTACTTATTTTGAACTACATGGTAGATAGACCACACCTATCTATCAAATTTCAATTTACTCTGACTATTATTCATCTGAAAAAAAAATTTCATGAGTGGTATTCAGGATAAATGAATTTCTATCTTGAATACATTTATGGTTTTAATGCCTTTATGACCAAGGTAAGCGTCTGTTCAATATAATCATCCGTTAAGCTAAAATCCCGGTTCCCCATATTCTTACCATTTTGGTGAAATCGGATCAGATTATAAAGTGGGGCAAACGCTACAGACCAAAACACTTCAACAGGCACAGTGACTAATTCTTTGTTCTCTATCGCATTCTGTATAAACTTCCCCATCACTTCTTTAAAATCTTCTGTAATAGATGCACTTATTTTATCTCTATAAGGGGAATGCTTAGCCTGCTCAAAGAAACAGGTTGAAATACCCTGCTCCATACAATACCGAACCCGGTTATACCACTGAACTCGTAATCCTTCTGCAAATGGCATCTCAGGAGAAAAGTTCTCAAATGTGGCGGCAATCATTTTCTTTCCTTCTTCTATCCCCAACTTTACAATCAGATCATCTTTATCCTTATAATAAATGTAGAGAGTAGCAGGCGATACTCCAGCTGCTTTAGCCAGCTTCTGCATACTAAACCCATCAAAACCCTCATTCACAAGCATTTCTAATGCTTTTACCTTTACTATGCTTTCTTTATTTTCGTCTCTTGTTCTCATTGAATACAAATATAAATGAATGTTCGTTTATTTATAAACAAAAGACAAAATATTTTTTATAAAGATCTCGATGCATAAAAAAATCCATCGCAGGTGTGCAATGGATTTTTTATGCAGTTTACTATAATCATTTCTTTGTTGCCAATTGTAGGTTATCCTTATGTGTCCCCCAGTGATACCCTATTTCAAATGGTAAGAATTTAACCCGACTGCTATCTTTGTAATCACGATCAAGTTCTTTCTGGAAACGACCTTTAAACTCTTCAATTGGAGGTGTATATACTCCATATAGTTGTACATTCCATTGGGTAGGGTCATAATATTTATAGGCAATTCCTGTATCATCCTGCAAAATGGCATTACATTTTTCAAGCATTGCATTTCTGATTGTTGAAAATGACTCATAATGCATCAGATAACTGGCAGACTTCAAATACCCAACACATCCCTCAGGCAAAGCATCCAGAAAAGCTTTTATAGCCGGTTTCACCTTAACTCCATTATCCGAAAGATCTCCAGAGTAGTAATACACGGATTTAGGTTTCCGCATATCTGTATCCAGGAAATCAATACGAACCAGACGAGGTAACTTTTTAGGAGAATCGCTTGCTGTACCAACCCAGTTCATTGTCTGCCCATTCTCCATCAATAATAAGGGTTGTATTTTTGTAACTATATGATTCGTACGTACAAGAAAGGTACAGATCATGGGTACTACTCCATTTATCTTTGGCATATCTGTCGACATTTTCTTTGTCAGAAAATAGCTGCGTTGAAAAATATCTCTTAAGGCCCCCTGCATAGCTTCACAATAGGCGGCAACCTCCTTCTCTGACTTAGTGTTGAGATTGGGTAAATCACCAATTGGTTCCAGACCAAATAAATAGTACTTATCTGCCCCAGGGAAAAAAGTAGTAGCGTGAATAAAATCAGGCCCGGAAAACGGATAGAAGACAGTTGTAGCAGATAAGTTTGCCAGTTCGGCCTCTGACCAGCTACGCATCTTATCTAGGCGTTGTCTGTTGACACGAGCCCAACTGCTATCCATCGTTGCAGCAAATTTCTTCCAGGAAGCTGATTCACTCACAGCTTTATAAGGGTTAGTATCTCCATCCTTCATACCTGCAATAATTCGGGAGGTATAGTCATCTGTACGATCAAAAGAGATAGGCTCTATCACAGGTTCTGACTTTACTGAATCTTTATGGGAGATGGAGTCAACCGCAACAACATCCTCCTTTTGTTCGTTTTTGGTCTCAGTGCTACAGGAAAAAAATCCAATACAGAACAATAGTAAAAAATAAGAACAGTATACCTGAACTTTCATGTAGATAAGGTGCAAGGTTAAAAGTTGTTAAAATTATTTAAATCCGGAACAAAGGTAGTAGCTTTGTCAGTGAAAGTAGGCGCAAAATACATAAAACAAAAGATTCACAACAGGTAAGCGTGAGGTAACTCAAAGTTTAATTCGTTTTTTTCTAAGAACTGGTAAAATAGTAGTAAGGCATGCCTGATTTATTGTTGTAGTCTCATTGAAAGATCTCATTCAGCATACAATCACATATCATCTGCTACTGAAATGTGATCCTGAAATTATATATGAATCTGGTTATTGATATTGGTAATTCTTCTGCAAAAATAGGTTATTTCGGAGCAGACTCTTCTCACTATATATATAAGAGGGTTGATCCCAGCGAATTACCAGCAATAGCAACGGAGATGAAGCCCGACTTTATATTAATCTCATCCGTTACAGGAGATGCTGAAACATGGAAAGAAACTCTTTCAGATATAACTCCTGCTATTTGGGTTCTGAACAGTCAGTTGCCGTTGCCATTTACCAATCATTATAAAACTCCACACACACTTGGAACAGACCGGATAGCCTCAGTGGCTGGAGCTCAGGCACTCTATCCTAATCAATCCAGTCTGGTTATTGATGCTGGTACATGTATTAAATATGAATGGCTGGAAAATGGCACAGATTATAGAGGAGGAAGTATATCACCTGGATTACATATGCGCTTTCAAGCCATGCATACGTTTACTCGTAAATTACCCTTGTTGGAACCAACCCCAGAGGTATTTCTTACAGGTACTACTACACTGGAAGCAATGCAAAGTGGCGTGATCAAGGGTATGACAGCAGAAATTGAAGGTATTATTGAACAATACAAACAGCAATATTCTGTTAGTAATGTAATTATTTGTGGGGGGGATGCACATTTTTTTGAAAGGCAGCTTAAAACTCCGATATTTGTTGTTTCGGAATTAGTTCTGATTGGTTTAAATCATATTCTAAATCATACTATTGACAACTTAAAGAGATACTAACATAGAAGTATAGTGATTCATTTTCTTACTAAAGTATTGATTCTTATACTTTTATTCTAAAATCCTGAACTCTGAACCTATTTCACATGCGTTTTTTTCTCAGATTATCTTTTGTCTTTGCTTTTATTCTTTGTAATACTGTTTTACAGGCCCAGAATATGGGAAGTTCTCCTTATTCTCAATTAGGAATCGGAGATATTGTAAACCCTGCCTTTGGACCTCAGCAAGCGATGGGAAGTGCGGGTGTGGCTTATTCCAATGGTTTCTTTATCAACAATATGAATCCTGCTTTATGGGCCAGAAACAGAAGTGTTACACTGGAAGTTGGCGTGATAGGTCAGTATAAAAAAATGAGTACAAGTGATGCATCCAAGACAGTAACGGGCGGTACCCTAAATAATCTGGCATTGGCACTTCCTGTAGCGCGTTACTGGACAACTGGATTGGTTTTGTCTCCTCTTAGTTCTGTAAACTATGACATTAGTGACACGAGAATATTAGCAGGTACGGCTTATACTGCAACCACACGTTATCTAGGTAAAGGAGGATTTACCAGTTTAAACTGGAATAATGGATTTAGCCTATTAAAGAACCAGTTATATCTTGGGTTGCAAACCTCTTATATTTTTGGAGCTACGACTAAGGAGAATATCAGTCAAGTTCATGGACTTCCTTTTACCTCTGCGTATACTCAGAATATTACAGCATCCGGATTTACCTTCAAACCAGGTTTTGCTTATCGTAAACGAGTTAACTACGACAAGAGAGATAGTTTAAAAATTGTGTATGTGAGTTTTGCAGGTACTTATGATATACCGGGAAGAATTAATCTTAAAAGAGATCAAGTACTGGAAAATCGTTCAGACAATGGAGAATCAGGGCCCTTCGGACAAGATAGTCTGGTAAAAAATGAATCAGGAAGGGTATTGATGCCAGGGGGATTCAGAGCAGGATTTAATATCGAGAAACCATTCAAATGGGCTGTATCTGGAGACTTTTATTACAAAAACTGGTCAGGTTACGATATCTCCTATAATACAGATTCACTATCATCAGCTTATGGATTTGGCGTAGGAGCCGAATATACTCCCGACATCAACTCTGTTAACAGTTATCTGAAACGTGTAACACTCAGGGCAGGTTTTAACTACAGTCAGATGCCAATCAAATATAATGATAAACAATTATCAGACCGAAGCATAAGTTTTGGGGCATCTTTCCCAGTTACTACTCAGGATCGAAGTGCGCTTTCCTATCTGAATGCAACGTTTGTTCTGGGTCAGCGTGGAGACAAAGCAATGGTTAAAGAGAACTACTTCAAAATCGTATTTGACTTTAGTATCAGCGCATTTGACTGGTTCCGCAGGTATAAGATTGATTAAGGCATGGTATTTGGTGTGCTATTTACGTCCATATACATATCGCTATGAAAAATACACTAACAAAAAGCAAAATACTGACCCTGGGGTTGGTATTTTGTGTTTTAATGACTTCCTGTGAAGAAGAGGCTCCTGCCCAGCAAACAGGCAAATACAAAGGGCCTAAACGGGAAGAGGATAACATGGAGCTGATTATGACAGATTCGGCCCGATTAAGTGTTCGGTTGCAGGCACCTAAATTATTGGTTATGCAAAACGAGGATCAGCATTTTACCAAAGGAATCTTTATTGAATTTTATAATAAAAATGGTATTAAAACTACTACACTACGAGCCAATAAGGGCGTTCAATATCGGGCAACTAATGTACATATTGCGCTTGGGAATGTAATAGTTACCAATCTGGAAAAGAATCAGACATTGAAAACAGAACGCCTTGATTGGAATCCAGATACTAAAAAACTATACACAGATAAGTTTGTTACAATTATTACTCCAGAAGAGCGGATAGAAGGAACAGGTCTGGAAGCAAAGCAGGATTTTAGTTCTTATAAAATGCGTAAAATTTCAGGAGTCTTTTCAGTAGACCAATAATACTATACTCTTTATCTTAATGGAGAAATAGATATCTGTGTAAACAGTAATTGTACAAATATCTATTTCCTTATTCATTATACATCAATACCTACAGTGAAACTTATTGACGTACTTTTATTATATCCGGCATTTGCACTTCTGCTTATTGGCCTGCACCAAATCCTGTTAAGAGGCTTTGCCCAGAGTTACTGGATTTTGATGCTGGCTCTGATCTTATTGTATGGATACCAATGGCGTAGAACAAAGCAGGCAGCTCAGCAGACAAGTAAAGAACCACCACAGCTAAAATCAAAAACTACCAGAAAGAAAAAATAATAATTAATATGCTGTCTCTAGTGTATTTAGAATATATTATCTGAC is a window from the Xanthocytophaga agilis genome containing:
- a CDS encoding type III pantothenate kinase; its protein translation is MNLVIDIGNSSAKIGYFGADSSHYIYKRVDPSELPAIATEMKPDFILISSVTGDAETWKETLSDITPAIWVLNSQLPLPFTNHYKTPHTLGTDRIASVAGAQALYPNQSSLVIDAGTCIKYEWLENGTDYRGGSISPGLHMRFQAMHTFTRKLPLLEPTPEVFLTGTTTLEAMQSGVIKGMTAEIEGIIEQYKQQYSVSNVIICGGDAHFFERQLKTPIFVVSELVLIGLNHILNHTIDNLKRY
- a CDS encoding nitric oxide synthase oxygenase; amino-acid sequence: MHPDYLKQEAVEFITQTYTELAITANLNTRLNQVVDDINTTGTYIHTFEELEYGAKLAWRNSNRCIGRLYWKSLKVRDMRHLQHEHDIFTALLDHLDYATNDGNIRSVISIFPPKHPSQEAGIRILNHQLIRYAGYYRMDTHTYIGDPAQHAFTKKCLQLGWQSSQTPFDVLPIIIQLPYQQPCMFTIPQEKIKEVQISHPDYKWFTDMHLRWYAVPVVSNMKLEMGGIEYTAAPFNGWYMGTEIGARNLGDTQRYNLLPTIAQKMGLDTSSNHTLWKDRALIELNIAILHSYQKAGVKIVDHHTASDQFMTHNDLEQKNQREVFADWDWIVPPISGSTTEVFHATWKTSVRKPNFFYQEDSQSPEIKTCQWKSV
- the lptC gene encoding LPS export ABC transporter periplasmic protein LptC, with the protein product MKNTLTKSKILTLGLVFCVLMTSCEEEAPAQQTGKYKGPKREEDNMELIMTDSARLSVRLQAPKLLVMQNEDQHFTKGIFIEFYNKNGIKTTTLRANKGVQYRATNVHIALGNVIVTNLEKNQTLKTERLDWNPDTKKLYTDKFVTIITPEERIEGTGLEAKQDFSSYKMRKISGVFSVDQ
- a CDS encoding bile acid:sodium symporter family protein translates to MSNSPTGFQKITAILQKAGLDGFLLALLSMIGLAYLFPYPGTKDSPFHLDEIANYGVSLIFFFYGLRLSPEKLKAGLSNWRLHTLIHFTTFILFPCLILCLQSLFKAQHGAVLWLAIFYLATLPSTVSSSVVMVSIAGGNMPAAIFNASISSLLGVFITPLWMSSFLNANSGEYHLGDVIAKLALQVLLPVVLGVLLHSRWGEFAEKNKQKLRMMDQTIILMIVYTSFCESFSEGIFHSYTLIDIFLLGVGMLALFFLVFSVVHLISKLLKFSPEDRITALFCGSKKSLVHGTVMSKVLFPDVAMAGIMLLPLMLYHALQLLVASIIAQSIARSREDKNKKAA
- a CDS encoding MFS transporter; the encoded protein is MENKATSKEKKFTSYQIFIIAILAILQFSIILDFMVLSPLGAQLMKELTISTEQFGWVVSAYAFSAGASGLLAAGFADKFDRKKLLLFFYAGFIIGTLFCGMAPDYPALLAARVVTGIFGGVIGSIGFAIITDLFPLEVRGQVMGFVQMAFASSQVMGIPVGLYLANHLGWHSPFLMIVGISILIWIAVFLYMQPIDVHLKNRSDKNPFLHLAHTVSQPEYLKAFAATALLATGGFMLMPFGSAFSVHNLGLSLDDLPMIYMVTGICAMIAGPVVGKISDKIGKYKMFCIGSAISSVMIFIYCHLGITPLWTVIPINVILFVGISSRMISSSALVSAVPLPQDRGAFMGINSSIQQISGGIASAVAGLIVFQPSENAPLEHYDLLSYVVIGSILVTVAMMYMIHIYVARKLAMVPVPKPAL
- a CDS encoding TetR/AcrR family transcriptional regulator produces the protein MRTRDENKESIVKVKALEMLVNEGFDGFSMQKLAKAAGVSPATLYIYYKDKDDLIVKLGIEEGKKMIAATFENFSPEMPFAEGLRVQWYNRVRYCMEQGISTCFFEQAKHSPYRDKISASITEDFKEVMGKFIQNAIENKELVTVPVEVFWSVAFAPLYNLIRFHQNGKNMGNRDFSLTDDYIEQTLTLVIKALKP
- a CDS encoding tetratricopeptide repeat-containing sensor histidine kinase — translated: MPEDTNKVEVLRLLFNEYRYSDHEQARIIAQEELRLSLQLKYTLGEASAYRHLGISYAHKGKSVQAIEYYLKAIPLYERIHESFFVGACYNNIGSVYMDLKEWDKAQSNLFKAINIWKPLSDGPEGTCIALSNLGDIYLEQKQYAHALQMYEQSLEIAQQLKLSWLIAGTQTSIGNVYIRQKEYKKATSYLTKASVIAEQNHSNSILTQIYYYQSEISLANNQLQNALAQAFEALSFTKKTKSSRWQVKCYKQLAHIFTLQENYKQGVHFQDLYISLNDSLNNVQQALQIEKLQYNYQLEKKDLINQSLLKDKKLKEEEFDRNTTRRRFILGLLLLFIATTVFYRITYKRQKKMNQTMALQQQEIEAQNEEIRSQNDQISIQREDLTKANAALNKLFNIIAHDLRAPFRSIEGTITLFEEELLDPQEMQTVVQKLGAQVSKSSELLDKLLIWSKSQLEGFQVNPKTFDIAEVIHRSTEILEIQASQKKISITTEIESSLKGYADPDMIETILRNLVSNAIKFCEKNDTIRICAILKESHISISVHDTGQGMDEDVRKKILNPTSFYSTLGTSGEKGTGLGIHLCLEFLALNNGHLHIESIPGEGSVFTFTLPRDKNKVYEASFC